The Bradyrhizobium barranii subsp. barranii genome segment TTGATTTCGTGCCCTATGCCGAGCAGGCGCAGCGGCTGCAGAAATCGGCGCTCGACGAGGCGCAGCGGGCGCGGACGCACACGCTGTCATTGCCGCCGGCGTTCTGGATCGTCGAGCCTGGTGACGTCGGCGAGTGGACGTCGCAGCGCAACGGTTACGACGCGAAGCAGTTTCGCGTCGACGCGATGGTCGATCGCGCTAATCTCGACGTGATCTTGAGCCTGACCGAGGTCGATCCGAGCGATTACGACTGGGACAGCGACGCTGATTTCGCGCCGGTCACGGGCGGCGGCACGATCTCCAATCCGCCGGCGCCGCAGCCGATCGACAATTTTGACGCGCAAAAATATATTCTGGTCGACGCTGACGGCATCGGCCGCCGGCCGGCGATCCTGATCAGCTGGAATGCGCAGCCGGGGATCTCGGCCGTGCAGTTCGAGGTGCGCCTCGCCTCGGACGGCTCGAGCGTCACGCGCGGGCGCAGCGATCGGCCGACCGCGGGCAATATGATCATCACGACGTCGATCCTGCCGGCGACCCACTACCAGGTGCGCGGGCAATTCGTGCCGAGCTCGCCGCGCGATATGCTTTGGTCCGATTGGGTCGACGTCACGACCGACGACATCAGGTTTTCGCTCGCCGACTTCGATGCGGCGCTAAACGCGGAGGTGATCACGATCCGCGACGCGCTGTCGGATCAGATCAGGGAGGCGATCAACCGCATGGCGTCGGTCGCGTCAGATGTTGCCGCGCGTGCGCCTCTCGACAAGCAGAGCGTGCGCTCGCAGCTCGCGGCGCGCGCGGCCGATGCGCTGGCGCAGATCGACGACGTCCGCACGGTCGCCGTGACGACCGAAGCGGCCTATGCATCGTTCTCGACGACGGCGAGCGCGACATGGGGCTCGACGACGGCCTTTGTCGAGAATAGCGCGACGGCGATCGCGACGCTCGACGGCTACGCCGCGGCATCCTGGGGCGTGTCTGTCGGCGCCAACGGCGTCATTACCGGGAGCATCAGAATTGACGGCGGCGCGTCCTGGTCTGCCGTCATCATTCAGGCCGATAAGTTCCAGATCCAGTTGACGGGGTACAATGGCGATGCGCCGTCGATGCCGTTTACGATCGGAACGGTCAACGGCGTTCCTGCCGTTGGCATCAACGGCGCCAATATGTATCTCGACAATACGCTCAACGCGCGCGCGATTGTTGCGGGGTCGATCACAGCCGCCAAGATCGGCGCGGGCCAGATCACGTCGGATAGCGGTGTCATCGGCGCGCTTGCCGTCAAGTCACTGAGCCTCGCCGACTTTGCTGTGACGGTGCCGGTCGCGCAGTCGCTCGGCGGCAACGTGTCCGCCATCTCACCGGGCACGCCGCAGACTTATTTCAGCTTCAACCTGACGGTTGATACGGCCGGGCTCGCCGGAAAGAATATTGTGATCTATGCCAGCGTCAGCGGTATGTGGGCCAACGGCTCGGTGGCCACCGAAACCGGGCAGTTTTATCTCGTGATCAACGGCGGCGTCGCGAACGGATACGCGATTGCGACACCTTCCGGCACGCTTGCGCTGGTATCGCTCGGCGGCGCGATCAACGTCACTGCATCTGGTGGCGTGATGTCCATTTCGGTGCAGGCGCAATTCTACGCGAACTCGGCAACCTACATGCAGGCTGGAACGACCATCTACGCGCAGGCGGCAAAGCGATGAACATTCATTACAGCGTCACGACCGGCCAAATCATGGTAGTAGGCTTTGGCCCGGTCGATGACCAGGACGGGGCCGACAGCCATCTTGACGGCTGCAAGGTGCTAATCGTCGACGACGGCCAGGCCGTCGACGCCAGGCGCGACCGCGTCGATCCGATCACCCGCACCGTCGTCCTGAAAGACGCGCCTGACGCGCCGGACACGTTGGCCGACGTGCGCCGTGCCGTTGCGGCCGAACTCGCCGGCACCGATCGTTTCGTTCTGCCTGATTTTCCGATCTCCGAGACGGAGCGCGCCGCGTGGATCTCCTATCGCAAGGAGCTCAGGGACTCGTCGAAGGGCCGCGCCACGCCGGCGGATATGCTCTCGGCCGTTCCCGTGCGTCCCGATGATGTCGACGCTTTTGAATGGCTGCGATCTCGGCTTTCCGCGCCAGGCGTCTGACGCCTTAACTTTCAACTCTCGAAAATGGTGAAGCGATGACAGCGCTTGTCAGCTACTCGACCGGCACGGTTTCCGTGGCGGCCGGCGGAACGATCGTCACGGGCGTCGGCTCGATCTGGTCGGACGAAAATGCGCGGCCCGGCGATATCCTCCAGATCGGCAATTTCCAGTCGGTCATTTCCGATAAAACGGATACGACGCACCTCGTCATTCCGCCCTGGGGCGGCGGGGCGCAGGCCGGCGTCGCCTACAAGATCTGGCAGGTCTCGCCGCAGCGCTTTGCTGGCTCGGAATCATTGGCGACGGTCAATAAACTCGTCGCGGCGTTCAACACGTCCGGATATTTCGTGTTCGTCGACGTGGGTTTGACGGAGCCCGATCCGTCGCTCGGCGATGACGGGCAATATGCGTTCCAGCCGACGACCGGCAAGACGTGGGTGAAATCTGCCGGCGTCTGGTCCTATCTCGGCATTTACAAGGCGTTTCAGCTCAAGGGCGCGTGGAGCGGCGCGACCGCTTACACTGTCGGTGACGTCGTCACGTTGAACGGCTCGAGCTATGCCTGCATTCTCGACCACACCAATCACGCGCCGCCGAACGCGACCTATTGGCAATTGCTTGCGAGCATCGGGCCTGCGGGCAACACGGGGCCTGCGGCCTGGACGCCGCCCGCGGCATGGGCGACAGCGACGGCATACACTGCGGGTCCGCCCGCCAGCGTTGTCGTGCAAAGCGGCGAGACTTACGTTTGTCTTGTCTCGCACACGTCCGGAGCGTTCGCGTCAGACCTGGCCGCCAGCAAGTGGATCAAGGTGGCATCGGCCGGCGGCGTCGCATCCCTCAACGGCCAGATTGGAGCCTTGAGCTCTTATCTCGACATCACCGGTCGAGTCACGCCGACAAGTTTGACGCCTGAGCCGCAAACCAGCGTGGCGGGAGCGACGCAGCTTTATTTTACGCCCACCAAGGGCAACGGGCAGGGCGGCCTCGGTCTCAATTACGATGGGACCAATATATTCCCGGTCCCATTCCAGCAGCTGACGAACGTTCTCGCCAACTCATCGGTTGGCAATGCTGGTCCGGCCGCCGTCGTTCCGAACGCCTGCTACGACCTGTATTTTTGGGTCAACGGATCGACGCCGACGTTTACCCGCAGCGACTACTTCAAGAAATCCGCAACCGTCACAATGACGATTGCGTCCCCGGCCGTCATGTTCTGGGCGGCGCATGGGCTTTGGGATGGCACGCCGATCGTCTTCACGAGCACGGGCGCGCTGCCAGCGGGGCTCACGGCCGGAACCACCTATTTTACGAAATCGCCGGTTACAATCCCGGTCACGATCACGATCGGGTCGCCGGGCGTCGTCACGTGGAATTCGCACGGGATGCCGGACGGGACCGCCGTTGTGTTCAACACGTCGGGCGCGCTTCCCACGGGCTTAACGGCCGGAACGACCTATTACACCATCAACGGCGCGACCAATTCGCTCCAGGTTGCGGCGACAGTCGGCGGTGCGCCGATCAACACCAGCGGGTCGCAGTCCGGCGTGCATACGGCCACGGCGACCTCGCCGAACTACTTCAATGTTGCTGCGACTGTCGGCGGTGCCGCCATCAACACCAGCGGATCGCAGTCCGGCACGCACACGGCGACCGCCGGCGATGATACGGGCGCCGCAGCCTTGGCGCCAGGCGGCAATTGCGAGCAGCTGTTCGTCAATGGTCTCGCGCTCAACAAGAACGCAATCGCCAACGGGCCTGCGGCGTCTCGCGGCTTTCACGTCGGGACGATCAGGACCAATCCGGCGGGAACCGTTGACTTCATTATCGGCGGGCCTGGCCCGGTTGCCGCATCCTTCGGCATCGCCAATGTCTTCAACTACCGCGAATATACCTCGACGGTCATCGATCTCTCGGCTAGCTACACCTATTCGTCGACGACATGGCGGCAGGCCAATGGACTGGCGGCAATGTCGGGCGGAATTGTCGTCGCAACATCCAAGCCATTTCGATTTGATTACATGAGCCCGATCCTGACGGCATCGGCGGCCACAGCGACCGCGCGCAGCGGCATCGGTTACGACACGATGAGCGTCCCGCCGGTCCCGTCCGACAATACCCCGATCCGGGGTAACGGCCTGATTTTGCCGGCGCCGACATCTTTTGTCGTCAACAACCCGACGCGCGGGTGGCACCGGGTCATCGCAATGGAGAATGCTGACGGAACGAACGCGAGCTCGTTTAACCTCGGCGGCAGCATTTCCACCAGCGGCCTCAAGATCAAGGTGTGGCTCTGATGTTTAGCGGCCCAGCAGCACCGGATCCGTTTCTGCTCTCGGACAGCGTCGCGACCAGCGCGGGGCTGACCGGCGGGACGATGGGCTATCGCACGACGAGCGGGCGATCTCCGCGCGCGGTGACCATCAACCCGGCGCAGAAGACGCTCATTGATCTGTCGTTCGGGCAGTCTCTCAGGAGCAATATTCTGCCGACGCTGGTAGCTCCAGCAAACCCCAGCGTCATTCATAACTTCAACATCTACGACGGCAATTTCTACGACGTGGCCGGCCCGTTGTTGGGCACGACTTACGCCAGTTCGTTGGCTCCTCCGCTCGGTCCCGGCAATCCGCTGGTGCTGGAGGCCGACAAATTCATTGCGGCGGGGGTCGATCAGGCTGTTCTCTGCTCTGGCTGCATCGGCGGCACCACGGCGGCACAGTGGGGCGATCCGGGTGGGCCGCATACTGATCGCGGCCCGAAAATGATCCGCCGTCTTGCGGCGCGCGGCATCACGCCGTCGACGCCCGGCACGATCTGGATTTGCGAATTCGCGATCGGCAACCAGGATCTGGCGATCGGTACGTCTCAGGCTGCCTTCATGGCCTCCGCCATGAATTTCATCAACAACATGGTGGCGGCCGGATTTAACGGGCGGTTCTTTATCCCGCTTGAGAGTGGGGCCGGCCAGACATCCAACGCCATCAGGTCCGCACAAGCCGCCCTGGTGGATAACGTCAACATCTTCTCAGGCGGCGATTACGATTCCAGCACGATTGCCACCTCTGACGGCGTGCACCCGAACAATGCTGGAGGTGCGACGCAGGCAACGATTGGCTACAACGCCAAGCACGCGAGCGGAGTCCCGCTTTAGTGTCGCGCGTGCTCGAAAGTCTTCGCGGCGAACGCATTCTTGAGCCGCAGAAAGTGGCGTTCGATCCCATAAAAGGACAGCGCCGCAATGGCGTAAGTGGCGCCGACCGCTTCGAGCGTTGCGAGCGGCGTATCGCCGAACCAGTGAAATATGGGAAGGTGCCAAAGGTAAAGACCATAGGAGATCTTGCCAGTCCAGCGCAGCGGCGCAGTCTCGAGAATGGCCGGCGGCCTCACAACGGTGCAGACGATCGCCAGCATAGCGAGGCAATCGAGCGGCACCCATGCCCAGCGAAAGGCGGCGCCGCTGTGAAAGAACTCGAGCGATGCTGCCGCCATGAAACCTGCCAGTGCAGCGGGACCGACGATGGCACTGGTCCGGCCGCTTGGTGTCCATCCGTTTGCAACGATCCACGCGCCGAGCGCGCCCCACATGAGACCGTCGAAATGCAAATCTGTCCTGAAATAAAGATTGAAGATGCGGGCTTGGTCGTAAACGAGGAGCCGAGCGATCGGCGGGGCCGCGATTCCGACCAATAGCAGCACGAGAAACAACCGTCGAAACGGCAGCGCGAGGGTCAGCACGAACGGCCATAGCAAATAAAACTGTTCCTCGACGGACAGCGACCATAGATGCCCGAAAACCCATTGATAGGTCCAGCCGGTCGCGCCGTAGTTGAATGCGAGCGTCCAGTTCCAATAATAGAAAACGATCGATCTGGCGTTCTCCAACGTCATCGCGAGCTCGGGTGGCGCGTAAACAGCGACGTAGGCTGTCACGCACCCGACCATGATGAACAGCGCCGGCAAAAGCCGCAGCGCGCGCCGCATGTAGAAGCGAGCGACGTTGATCCTGCCGGTGGCGAGATGTTCGTTCAGCAATATCGACGTGATCAGAAAGCCGCTGAGAACGAAGAACAGATCGACGCCGATGAAACCGCTGCGGAGCAATTGCGGGTGGCTATGCGCGGCAAAGACCATCAGCAGCGCGATGCCTCGGATCCCGTCCAGGGCTGATATGTGACTGGTTTTGATGCTCATTCGGGAGCCCTAGCAGGCACAACCGAGCCGCGCAATTGCCGCCTCGTGGCTATCCCCCGACGTGTCGACGCAAAATTTCGTTTCCCTGCAATGGAGCAACACTCATGACGGCCTGGCCGAAAGACACGCAGGCGGCGCGGAACGCCTTCTATGGGGATCCCGGCAAGGGGCAGATCGCGCCGCAGATGGTGCCGATCGTGCCGCCGTTCGCGATGTATTACGAGGGGCGCCGTGTCAAGTCGATCATGTTCCATCGCAAGGCCGCGCCGGCGCTGCTCGCGGCGCTCAATGAAATCTGGGACTACTGTCAGCGCGATCAGAAAAAGATCGATGCGGCCGGCGTCTCGAATTACGCCGGCGCCTACAATCATCGGATGGTTCGCGGATCCGCGACGAAATGGTCGAACCACGCCTATGCGGCTGCGATCGATTTGAACGCCGGCGAGAACGCGCTCGGCGTCAAAAAAGGGACCATGCCGCAATTCGTCGTCGATGCCTTCTGTCGACAAGGTGCGATGTGGGGCGGCTGGTACACGTCGCGGCCGGATTGGATGCATTTTGAATTCGTCGACAATGGCGGCCGCAAGCCGAAATCGCCGGCGCCGTCGTTCGGGCGCGTGCCGCTGCTCGCGCATCCCGAAACCGGCGCGCCGCTCGACGAGCTCGAGGCGCCGCCGCCGGCGAGCTCGCCGCCGGCCGCGCCGCCGAACGTGCAGCCGCTCGATCCCGATGTCCGCGGCGATGCCGTGCTGTTCGACGTGCAGCGGCGTCTCAAAGCGCGGCGCTATTCGCCTGGCGTGCTCGATGGGCGCTGGGGCAGCGGCACCAGCGGCGCGCTGTCTGGCTTCATGAACGATCGCGGCCTGGTGCTTCCGCTGCCGTCCTCGGTCGACGAATTCCACGGCATCGCCGACCAGGTGCGCGCCGAGCTCGCCAGGGCCGAGACCGAGATCCAGCCGGACGGCAGTGTCGGCTGGTATCGGCCGGTCAGCGCGGCGCGCGCCGGCGCGGATCCCAAGATCGTCACGCAGCTCGCGCCGGAAGTGGTGCCGGCTAGGCGCAATTTCCTCGCGTCGCTTTGGGCCGCGATCCTGGCGGCGCTGAGCGCCGTTTGGGAAACGGTCCGCGGCTACGTGTCCGACGCCTGGAATTTTTTCACGGATCATCGCGACGTCGTCGACGATCATCCGGGCCTGGTCTCGGCGGCTTGGGAGCATGTCACGGCGCTGCCGTCCGGCGTCTGGCTGCTGCTCGGCGCCGGCGGCCTGTTTTTCATCGCTAACAATTCCTGGCGCGCGATCAAGACGTCGACGCTCGCCGTCACGACGGGGGAACGGCAATGATCGAGTTCAAAGCGGTCCTGGCGGCGCTGCAGGCGTCCGGCCTGGTCGCGAAACTGATAGCAGCGGTCGTCGCGGCGCTCGCGCTGCTCGCCGCCTATGGCGTCTGGCATCACCGGGTTTTTCAATCCGGCTATGACCGCGCGCTCGCCGACATCGCGGCCGAGGACAAGCGCGCGATCGGCAGGGCGACCGAGCTGCGCGACGTCTGGCGCGACTGCCGCAAGCGCGGCGGCCGCTGGATCCAAAGCGAGGGGAAATGCGCATGACCAGGCTTGCATCGATCGCGCTGCTCGCGCTGCTGCTGGCCGGCTGCGCCTCGCGCGGTCCGGCCTCGATCGCCGGCGGCGAGTGCCGGATCTTCGAGGCGCCGCGTTACGAGGTGCGCGGCGCGCGCGAGTACGACCAGGACTGGATCGATAGCCAGGTCGAGGGCGGCGTCGGCGGTTGTCACTGGAAGCGGCCGGCACGGCGGCCGGCGGCGATCGAGGCGTCGCCGGCGCCGAGGGTTGCGCCGGCCAAACCGGCGAGGCGCGGGATCATCCGGCGGATCCGCGATCGCGTGCTGCCGACCAGGTCGACGCCGCCAGTTGCGGCCGCGCCGATCGAGGTGCCGCCGGCGCCTGTCATTGCGCCGGCGCCGGATCCTGCGCCGCCGCGGCCGCAGCGCGCTCGAGCGGCTGCTGCAGCCGCGCGACGACGATTGATGGCAAAGCGGACCGGCCGGCCGCGTCAACGGCCGGCCGGTCCTAACCCGCGTGAAGCGTCAGACCTTCAAGCAGGCTGGGAATGATCCTGGCTCGAAACCTCTTAACGGCTGGGAAATTTGAAGTGGAAAGCAACAACGTCGCGACCATCGCCGTGATCATTTCCGGCGTTACCTTGCTCATCATGGTGGGCGAAAAATTGTTCGGCGGCGGAAACAGGCTGGCGGCCATGTTTGCAAAGCTCGAGAAGGAAACGACGGCTGCGATCCAGCAGCTGCGGACTGATCTGACGGGGCGCGTCGACGAATATGAGGATAACTATCGCGTTGGCCTCGACGCGATGCGCGCCAACATTCACGCGATGCAGATCGCGCTGCTCGAGTTTCGCGCCAAGATGGCCGAGGAGTATCTGCCGAAGGGCGATCACGGCGAGGGCGTGCGCGAGATCAAGAGCGACATGCGCCAGGGATTCGAGCGGCTCGAGCAGCGCCTCGAGCGGATCGAGCGCTCTGAGCGGGGCGATCGCTCCGACAAGTAACTCCATCAAACTTTAGGGAATGCATCACATGAAAACCGCTTTTGCCGCGGCGCTCGCGCTCGCCTGTCTGGTCTCGAGCGCGGCCGCGGCCGAGATCTGCGAGGCCTCGCAATATGGCGTCGGCGACGGCTACCACGGCCGCCGCACGGCGTCCGGCGCCAGGTTCAACACGTTTGCGCGGGATCCTTTCACGGTCGCGCACAAGTCGCGGCCGCTCGGGAGCGTCGTGACGATCACCAATCTTTCCAACGGCCGCGCGATCCGCGCCGTCGTCAACGATCGCGGGCCGTTCGTCCGCGGCCGCTGCGTCGATCTCGGTCGCGCCGGCGCGATCGCGCTCGGCATGGGCGACCTTGCCAGGGTCAGTGTCGAATGAGCGCCGATCGCTGCCAGCGTTGCGCGCGGATCCTCGGCCGCCTGGGCGCGCTGCTGCTCGCGCCGGCCTGGCTGCTCTACGGCCTGGTGCTCGCCTGGGCGCGCCTCGGCGACCTGGTCGCGCAGCGCGGCGACCGGCGGCGCCGGCGATGACGGCGCAGCTCGAGGCGATGGCGATCGCCGCAATCCTTCTGCTCGCCGCCTGGGCCGTCGAGGCCTGGCTCGAGGGCTGACGAGATCCGGCCGGCCGCGTTGCTGCCGCGGTTGGCCGATGTGGCGCCTGGTTGGGGGACCGGGCGACGCGAGAAACCCGCCACGGGCGACCGTGGCGGGTTTTTTCGTGCGCGAGGCGACCGAGTGGCGGGCGGGGTGGTTTTAACGCATGGACGGGCCGCGCTGCGAATCCTGGCGCGGGTCTGTCATTCAAACCGGCGCGACATTGCCGGATGCGCGCGGTTCTTGACCTTGATCCAGTCGCAGGTGCGCGGCCGATAGCGCCGCTCGCGATGCTTGGAAACGATCCCCTCGAGATTCATCCGGCAGGCCGCGTCGAACAGATCCGGGCCGATCGCGCCTGGCTCGAACGGCGCCACGAAGATTCCTTCGGCGCGGCCGCGCAGCAGCTTGCCGAGCTCGGCCTTGCGCTCGAACAGCGGCAGCTGGCGCAAATAGTCGCCGGCGAGGCCGACCAGGTCGAAGGCGTAGAGCTGCGCCTCGGCGTTGTGGCGGCCGGAATGCAGCGCGTCGAAATCCGAGACGCCGCGGAGGTCGAGCACCACGATCTCGCCGTCAATCGCGAAATCGTCCTGGCGCAGCTTGCGCGCGGTCTCGGCGATGAAGGGGAAGCGCCAGGTCCAGTCGAGGCCGGCCTTGGACTCGAGCCGGACGCGATCGCCGGCGCGCACCAGGCGGGCGCGGTATCCGTCATATTTGATTTCGTGGATCCAGTCGGGGCCGGACGGCACGGCCTTGGCGGCCTTGGGAACGCAAAACTCAAAGGGTCGCATGGGGCGCAGATAAGCATCGCCGGAGCGGTGTCAACGCGCCGGCGGCCGCAGGCCTAGGGCGTCTCGGCGGCCTCGAGCTCGGCGACCAGGCGGCGCACCTTCGCCGGCGTCAGCAGCGGCAGCAGCAGCTCGACCGCGCGCGGGATCTCGAGCGGCTCGACCTGGCGCAGCATCTTGCGGAAATGCTGCGGCGTGATCCCGACCAGGCGCGCAAAGGCCTGTTGCGAGATCTCGAGGCGCGCCAGGTGCGCGCGCAGCTGGTCGGGCGTCATACGTGGCAAGCTTGGATCCTCGCGAGCTCTATGATCGCCTCGGCCTTGGCGTCGACCAGGCGCGCAAACTTCCGATCGAGCGTCTGGCCGTCTGGCATCACGACGTAGTAGGGCCGCAGCGCGGTCGGGTGCGATATCCCGCGGATCCATAGCCCATTGGGGGCGCCGGCGACCAGCATTTGCTGGTGAGCGCGGCAGACCGAGGGATGTCGGCGCCAGGTGATGCGGTTGATCCGCTCGGTCGCGGCCAGGTTAAATCCCGCGATCATGCTGCGGCCTCGAGCTCGGGGTTTGCTGCGATCGGCGCGACCTGGTCGCGCAGCCAGGCGCCGAGCTGCTTGCGCTGCGCCAGGTAGGATCCGGTTGCGAAGGTCACGACGCCGGCGAGATCCGGCGCCTGGCGCAGCATGGTTTCGCC includes the following:
- a CDS encoding phage tail protein, which produces MGGFYKIHLGAPDSPTFTFSDGDILSTETQVYRPFFSLADSVNGIQATYPDPDQGWNTATAPPYPSPDSELAETLKARDGSRQLMADPAFDFVPYAEQAQRLQKSALDEAQRARTHTLSLPPAFWIVEPGDVGEWTSQRNGYDAKQFRVDAMVDRANLDVILSLTEVDPSDYDWDSDADFAPVTGGGTISNPPAPQPIDNFDAQKYILVDADGIGRRPAILISWNAQPGISAVQFEVRLASDGSSVTRGRSDRPTAGNMIITTSILPATHYQVRGQFVPSSPRDMLWSDWVDVTTDDIRFSLADFDAALNAEVITIRDALSDQIREAINRMASVASDVAARAPLDKQSVRSQLAARAADALAQIDDVRTVAVTTEAAYASFSTTASATWGSTTAFVENSATAIATLDGYAAASWGVSVGANGVITGSIRIDGGASWSAVIIQADKFQIQLTGYNGDAPSMPFTIGTVNGVPAVGINGANMYLDNTLNARAIVAGSITAAKIGAGQITSDSGVIGALAVKSLSLADFAVTVPVAQSLGGNVSAISPGTPQTYFSFNLTVDTAGLAGKNIVIYASVSGMWANGSVATETGQFYLVINGGVANGYAIATPSGTLALVSLGGAINVTASGGVMSISVQAQFYANSATYMQAGTTIYAQAAKR
- a CDS encoding phage tail assembly chaperone, producing MNIHYSVTTGQIMVVGFGPVDDQDGADSHLDGCKVLIVDDGQAVDARRDRVDPITRTVVLKDAPDAPDTLADVRRAVAAELAGTDRFVLPDFPISETERAAWISYRKELRDSSKGRATPADMLSAVPVRPDDVDAFEWLRSRLSAPGV
- a CDS encoding carbohydrate-binding protein; this encodes MTALVSYSTGTVSVAAGGTIVTGVGSIWSDENARPGDILQIGNFQSVISDKTDTTHLVIPPWGGGAQAGVAYKIWQVSPQRFAGSESLATVNKLVAAFNTSGYFVFVDVGLTEPDPSLGDDGQYAFQPTTGKTWVKSAGVWSYLGIYKAFQLKGAWSGATAYTVGDVVTLNGSSYACILDHTNHAPPNATYWQLLASIGPAGNTGPAAWTPPAAWATATAYTAGPPASVVVQSGETYVCLVSHTSGAFASDLAASKWIKVASAGGVASLNGQIGALSSYLDITGRVTPTSLTPEPQTSVAGATQLYFTPTKGNGQGGLGLNYDGTNIFPVPFQQLTNVLANSSVGNAGPAAVVPNACYDLYFWVNGSTPTFTRSDYFKKSATVTMTIASPAVMFWAAHGLWDGTPIVFTSTGALPAGLTAGTTYFTKSPVTIPVTITIGSPGVVTWNSHGMPDGTAVVFNTSGALPTGLTAGTTYYTINGATNSLQVAATVGGAPINTSGSQSGVHTATATSPNYFNVAATVGGAAINTSGSQSGTHTATAGDDTGAAALAPGGNCEQLFVNGLALNKNAIANGPAASRGFHVGTIRTNPAGTVDFIIGGPGPVAASFGIANVFNYREYTSTVIDLSASYTYSSTTWRQANGLAAMSGGIVVATSKPFRFDYMSPILTASAATATARSGIGYDTMSVPPVPSDNTPIRGNGLILPAPTSFVVNNPTRGWHRVIAMENADGTNASSFNLGGSISTSGLKIKVWL
- a CDS encoding acyltransferase family protein; amino-acid sequence: MSIKTSHISALDGIRGIALLMVFAAHSHPQLLRSGFIGVDLFFVLSGFLITSILLNEHLATGRINVARFYMRRALRLLPALFIMVGCVTAYVAVYAPPELAMTLENARSIVFYYWNWTLAFNYGATGWTYQWVFGHLWSLSVEEQFYLLWPFVLTLALPFRRLFLVLLLVGIAAPPIARLLVYDQARIFNLYFRTDLHFDGLMWGALGAWIVANGWTPSGRTSAIVGPAALAGFMAAASLEFFHSGAAFRWAWVPLDCLAMLAIVCTVVRPPAILETAPLRWTGKISYGLYLWHLPIFHWFGDTPLATLEAVGATYAIAALSFYGIERHFLRLKNAFAAKTFEHARH
- a CDS encoding M15 family metallopeptidase, with the protein product MTAWPKDTQAARNAFYGDPGKGQIAPQMVPIVPPFAMYYEGRRVKSIMFHRKAAPALLAALNEIWDYCQRDQKKIDAAGVSNYAGAYNHRMVRGSATKWSNHAYAAAIDLNAGENALGVKKGTMPQFVVDAFCRQGAMWGGWYTSRPDWMHFEFVDNGGRKPKSPAPSFGRVPLLAHPETGAPLDELEAPPPASSPPAAPPNVQPLDPDVRGDAVLFDVQRRLKARRYSPGVLDGRWGSGTSGALSGFMNDRGLVLPLPSSVDEFHGIADQVRAELARAETEIQPDGSVGWYRPVSAARAGADPKIVTQLAPEVVPARRNFLASLWAAILAALSAVWETVRGYVSDAWNFFTDHRDVVDDHPGLVSAAWEHVTALPSGVWLLLGAGGLFFIANNSWRAIKTSTLAVTTGERQ
- a CDS encoding septal ring lytic transglycosylase RlpA family protein, producing the protein MKTAFAAALALACLVSSAAAAEICEASQYGVGDGYHGRRTASGARFNTFARDPFTVAHKSRPLGSVVTITNLSNGRAIRAVVNDRGPFVRGRCVDLGRAGAIALGMGDLARVSVE
- a CDS encoding ATP-dependent DNA ligase is translated as MRPFEFCVPKAAKAVPSGPDWIHEIKYDGYRARLVRAGDRVRLESKAGLDWTWRFPFIAETARKLRQDDFAIDGEIVVLDLRGVSDFDALHSGRHNAEAQLYAFDLVGLAGDYLRQLPLFERKAELGKLLRGRAEGIFVAPFEPGAIGPDLFDAACRMNLEGIVSKHRERRYRPRTCDWIKVKNRAHPAMSRRFE